TAGAGCCAAAAAATAAGGAAAAGATTAGCAGCAAAAAGCATGCAAAATGATAGTGAGGGTTTGCTTTTGAATCTATTGTGGTGCTCCACACGCTAAGTATTGGGCCCTCTACTCTTAAAGTGGATTGTTTCCTATTGGAAAAGTTAAAgaacagcttttatttttattttttgagctACTACTTTGTCCATACAACCTAAAaaagtgattctttttttacattctgttaGTCACAAAGTTGGTTACTCGTTCCAATTTTTATATTCAAACACAAAGATTGCAGCAAATGCTAGGAAGATTACATGGCTTCTGACCACAGAAATCTATTGTTTGAGTCAAGTGACTCGAAGAATCATTTATAGAGATTTATTTGTTCAGTTGACCACAACCTTTTTGGCAGAAATGGAATGTTCTGATGGTCATGCTTCCAAAGGGATAGACACTTACATTTCATAAACTTTAATTAACTGTTAACTGGGACTGAAAAGAGGTCAgccatgttaaaaaaaaatctgtaccttgctttcttgctttctctctcctcttcctttcctcctcatACTCTGGATCTTCCTCCTCATTGGCTGACTGATAGACCGTCTCTGCATCACTGTCATCATTGTAACTGTGCAAGCAGTCCTTGAGGCTGACCAGCTCTAACTGAGCGTGTTCATCGACCACCAGAGTGTATTTAACAGAGTCATAGTTTAACTGTGCCATATCTTCCCTCTTTGGTGCAACCTGAGCAGCCGCACCATCTCCCTGAGTGACAAAGGTGGTGCCACCCACCTTATTGTTATAGTCACCTTTTCCTCCCCTTGCCTCCACCTCTGACTTTGTACAGTCCACCTCAGCTTTTTCATTATCTGTAAGGCAAGGGGTTGGACCAATCTGGATGTTCAAGCACGGAGTTggatctccttctccctcttcttcgcTGATGTCTGTGTCGATTCGGTGGACTTGAGAAGGATGTGGAGGCCCTGGTGGGGGTCCCTCTGTATCTGAGCTGAGGGACATTCTGTTTAGCCCCCCCTCGCTGCTGGACAGGGAGAGGATTGAGGGGTTGTCTTGGATCCTTTCATGGTTTTGGCCTTAAAGCACACAATATGTTAGCTACAACAGAGTGCTTAAATGTATAGAGTTACTTGTAAACTGCCTGCAAACAAAATGGGAatcaaaatgattcatgaaCCAGAGATATGATTACATAGATTAGATATACCTTTCCTTAGAACGTGATGGTGTGGCGTGATACAGATATTGAAAAGAGCAAACTAGTACTAGTTTTATTTAGTAGATGGAAGCCATTCAATAACAAGGGTTTTTATCACCAAGTATAAAAGTTACCTACCACCCTGTGCTAAAGATGGGTTCCTTACCTTGGTTATGGGTCTTGTCCTCGGTTCGTGGTGCTAGAGGCGTGCGTGGGACCACCATGGCTGTAAGATATACTTTTTGGTTGGACAGTATGTTATTGGGCTTCACTACCCCTGCTTTGTTAACTCCTTTAGAACCTACTTTTCCTTTCCCATGAGCCCCCCAGCTTTTCAGTCCATTTGTTTCTCTTGGCCTCTGATgtccatttctctctttctccttcccccTGGACTGATCACACAGCCTTCCACCTCTTCTATCTTCCTTCCCGGTTGTCCCTCCATTGTGACCTCTGGTGTCGCCCAGGCTCCTCTCTCTCATTGCTAGGGCTCCTCTTATTCCTTTCATTTGACTCCTTGCTGTGGTGTAgggctgtgtctgtgtgaaccCTGACACTTGTCTTTCTCTCAGTCGAGCTTGCGTCTCTACAGCAGCAACCTGAGAGCTAGTTTTGCTGTTCACTCCGTTGGCTGGGGGTGGTTTTGGTGCCAGGCGGCGCGTTTTTTGTtggactttgtcctctgctTTTGGTTGGACTGGGGGTGTTAGATCCCcttaagacacacacagaaaaaacaaaaggtatCATATTACGTATTACACAAACAGTTGTACACAGATGGATTATCAAAATTGCATTCAGTAGGCAGTTGATGGATTAGAATGACATGAACTGAAAAAAGCACAcaatatatttcaaatatttgagTATTTATTGCTTTCATTGTCAAGGATGGATAGATCGATCGCTACCCGTCAAAAGTATGTCTAAACTTTTGACGGGTACTGTAAAATCAAGGCTGTTTGAATAGGCTAAATTTTAAGTGCCTCAATCACTTCAATTAATcagattatgtttttttttaatgttccttCTGGCAATGGGCTTAATAGAATGCATCATCAAATGAGATCTTGCTAGCGAAAATAATTATCTCAACTCCTT
The DNA window shown above is from Gasterosteus aculeatus chromosome X, fGasAcu3.hap1.1, whole genome shotgun sequence and carries:
- the LOC120808751 gene encoding C-Jun-amino-terminal kinase-interacting protein 1 isoform X4, which translates into the protein MEKFRPKRPTTLALFPQLPQAGTQDSINNNSLGKNDRWKDSCSPSPHITGDLTPPVQPKAEDKVQQKTRRLAPKPPPANGVNSKTSSQVAAVETQARLRERQVSGFTQTQPYTTARSQMKGIRGALAMRERSLGDTRGHNGGTTGKEDRRGGRLCDQSRGKEKERNGHQRPRETNGLKSWGAHGKGKVGSKGVNKAGVVKPNNILSNQKVYLTAMVVPRTPLAPRTEDKTHNQGQNHERIQDNPSILSLSSSEGGLNRMSLSSDTEGPPPGPPHPSQVHRIDTDISEEEGEGDPTPCLNIQIGPTPCLTDNEKAEVDCTKSEVEARGGKGDYNNKVGGTTFVTQGDGAAAQVAPKREDMAQLNYDSVKYTLVVDEHAQLELVSLKDCLHSYNDDSDAETVYQSANEEEDPEYEEERKRREKARKQDRRKEEENRRKVEDETKMRREEDVKRRRREEEVKRRRDVVGRICKQSKVTSTTTSEEEEPDGGRPGASRSKKFHNLFSNNSSHYSTTGAGSFGVFSCVLDGVERQQSHRAVYRFVPRHADELYLETDDPVLMLNQSEDLWCQGYNMRTGDTGIFPAFYAVRVAKDTNQVQKDGWTDQFLGQFLGSVQVPIHKGNDMLCAAMQKFVLCVSPGLTSFISQ
- the LOC120808751 gene encoding C-Jun-amino-terminal kinase-interacting protein 1 isoform X5; translation: MEKFRPKRPTTLALFPQLPQAGTQDSINNNSLGKNDRWKDSCSPSPHITGDLTPPVQPKAEDKVQQKTRRLAPKPPPANGVNSKTSSQVAAVETQARLRERQVSGFTQTQPYTTARSQMKGIRGALAMRERSLGDTRGHNGGTTGKEDRRGGRLCDQSRGKEKERNGHQRPRETNGLKSWGAHGKGKVGSKGVNKAGVVKPNNILSNQKVYLTAMVVPRTPLAPRTEDKTHNQGQNHERIQDNPSILSLSSSEGGLNRMSLSSDTEGPPPGPPHPSQVHRIDTDISEEEGEGDPTPCLNIQIGPTPCLTDNEKAEVDCTKSEVEARGGKGDYNNKVGGTTFVTQGDGAAAQVAPKREDMAQLNYDSVKYTLVVDEHAQLELVSLKDCLHSYNDDSDAETVYQSANEEEDPEYEEERKRREKARKQDRRKEEENRRKVEDETKMRREEDVKRRRREEEVKRRRDVVGRICKQSKVTSTTTSEEEEPDGGRPGASRSKKFHNLFSNNSSHYSTTGAGSFGVFSCVLDGVERQQSHRAVYRFVPRHADELYLETDDPVLMLNQSEDLWCQGYNMRTGDTGIFPAFYAVRVAKDTNQVQKDGWTDQFLGQFLGSVQVPIHKGNDMLCAAMQKSIQCGVS
- the LOC120808751 gene encoding C-Jun-amino-terminal kinase-interacting protein 1 isoform X1, whose translation is MEKFRPKRPTTLALFPQLPQAGTQDSINNNSLGKNDRWKDSCSPSPHITGDLTPPVQPKAEDKVQQKTRRLAPKPPPANGVNSKTSSQVAAVETQARLRERQVSGFTQTQPYTTARSQMKGIRGALAMRERSLGDTRGHNGGTTGKEDRRGGRLCDQSRGKEKERNGHQRPRETNGLKSWGAHGKGKVGSKGVNKAGVVKPNNILSNQKVYLTAMVVPRTPLAPRTEDKTHNQGQNHERIQDNPSILSLSSSEGGLNRMSLSSDTEGPPPGPPHPSQVHRIDTDISEEEGEGDPTPCLNIQIGPTPCLTDNEKAEVDCTKSEVEARGGKGDYNNKVGGTTFVTQGDGAAAQVAPKREDMAQLNYDSVKYTLVVDEHAQLELVSLKDCLHSYNDDSDAETVYQSANEEEDPEYEEERKRREKARKQDRRKEEENRRKVEDETKMRREEDVKRRRREEEVKRRRDVVGRICKQSKVTSTTTSEEEEPDGGRPGASRSKKFHNLFSNNSSHYSTTGAGSFGVFSCVLDGVERQQSHRAVYRFVPRHADELYLETDDPVLMLNQSEDLWCQGYNMRTGDTGIFPAFYAVRVAKDTNQVQKDGWTDQFLGQFLGSVQVPIHKGNDMLCAAMQKVVSNRRLAGQTPLACVLEVSVKGVKISVQDQCHSAHRGDQCFHFFQLKNISFCGCHPQHNKYFGIITKHPDQQRFACHVMMSETTSHPLAVSVGRAFQQYYKENIGFSCPTEDIFIE
- the LOC120808751 gene encoding C-Jun-amino-terminal kinase-interacting protein 1 isoform X2, which gives rise to MRDSINNNSLGKNDRWKDSCSPSPHITGDLTPPVQPKAEDKVQQKTRRLAPKPPPANGVNSKTSSQVAAVETQARLRERQVSGFTQTQPYTTARSQMKGIRGALAMRERSLGDTRGHNGGTTGKEDRRGGRLCDQSRGKEKERNGHQRPRETNGLKSWGAHGKGKVGSKGVNKAGVVKPNNILSNQKVYLTAMVVPRTPLAPRTEDKTHNQGQNHERIQDNPSILSLSSSEGGLNRMSLSSDTEGPPPGPPHPSQVHRIDTDISEEEGEGDPTPCLNIQIGPTPCLTDNEKAEVDCTKSEVEARGGKGDYNNKVGGTTFVTQGDGAAAQVAPKREDMAQLNYDSVKYTLVVDEHAQLELVSLKDCLHSYNDDSDAETVYQSANEEEDPEYEEERKRREKARKQDRRKEEENRRKVEDETKMRREEDVKRRRREEEVKRRRDVVGRICKQSKVTSTTTSEEEEPDGGRPGASRSKKFHNLFSNNSSHYSTTGAGSFGVFSCVLDGVERQQSHRAVYRFVPRHADELYLETDDPVLMLNQSEDLWCQGYNMRTGDTGIFPAFYAVRVAKDTNQVQKDGWTDQFLGQFLGSVQVPIHKGNDMLCAAMQKVVSNRRLAGQTPLACVLEVSVKGVKISVQDQCHSAHRGDQCFHFFQLKNISFCGCHPQHNKYFGIITKHPDQQRFACHVMMSETTSHPLAVSVGRAFQQYYKENIGFSCPTEDIFIE